In Stieleria varia, one genomic interval encodes:
- the dnaN gene encoding DNA polymerase III subunit beta, which yields MKITCSREPLTAAFSLAASIAPTRSPKEILQNVKITASGGKLTLTATDMEVGIRLDIEEGVEIEVEGTALLPVGRTNAILRESNDETLTLETDDSGVIVRGSRSKFRLPGNNPDEFPPVGAFEEDKYHVISTRLFRTMVKRTVFATDTENSRFALGGVLLELTGDEVIAVGTDGRRLARMEGKGESVGGHETTGTSTIVPTRAIQLMERALDEKQDTVDVAARASDLLLRTNNAVIHSRLVEGRYPNWRQVFPKRDDAVILDMTVGPLFAALRQAAIVTDHESRGIDFTFADGTLKLEANTKDIGESQIELPIAYDGDPITLTMDHRYVADFCKVLDAEASFQLEVESSAAPALLSTDDGYGYVIMPMARDR from the coding sequence ATGAAAATCACTTGTTCTCGCGAACCGCTCACCGCTGCTTTCTCGTTGGCCGCCAGCATCGCTCCCACACGGTCTCCCAAGGAGATCCTACAGAACGTCAAGATCACTGCGTCGGGAGGCAAGTTGACGCTCACAGCGACCGACATGGAGGTCGGGATCCGGCTTGATATCGAGGAGGGTGTGGAGATCGAGGTCGAAGGCACCGCGTTGCTGCCGGTCGGCCGAACCAACGCCATTTTGCGAGAAAGCAATGACGAGACGTTGACGCTGGAGACCGACGACTCCGGTGTGATCGTTCGCGGCAGCCGCAGCAAGTTTCGTCTACCGGGAAACAACCCAGACGAATTTCCACCGGTGGGAGCGTTCGAGGAGGACAAGTACCACGTCATCTCGACGCGATTGTTTCGGACGATGGTCAAGCGGACTGTTTTCGCGACCGACACCGAGAACAGCCGCTTTGCACTCGGTGGGGTGCTGTTGGAACTCACCGGAGACGAAGTCATCGCAGTCGGCACCGACGGGCGTCGGTTGGCTCGGATGGAAGGCAAGGGCGAGTCAGTCGGTGGTCATGAGACCACCGGGACCAGCACCATCGTACCGACGCGAGCCATTCAGTTGATGGAGCGTGCCTTGGATGAAAAGCAAGACACCGTCGACGTGGCGGCCCGAGCGAGCGACTTGTTGCTCAGAACCAACAACGCGGTGATCCATTCGCGGTTGGTCGAAGGCCGATATCCCAATTGGAGACAGGTGTTTCCCAAAAGAGACGACGCGGTGATTTTGGACATGACCGTGGGTCCATTGTTCGCAGCTTTGCGACAAGCTGCGATCGTGACCGATCACGAGAGCCGCGGAATCGATTTCACGTTCGCCGATGGAACGCTGAAACTGGAGGCCAACACCAAGGATATCGGTGAGTCGCAGATCGAATTGCCGATCGCCTATGACGGAGACCCGATCACGCTGACGATGGACCATCGTTACGTGGCGGATTTCTGCAAGGTGCTGGATGCCGAAGCGAGCTTTCAGTTGGAAGTCGAGTCGTCAGCTGCACCAGCCTTGTTGAGTACCGACGATGGCTATGGTTACGTGATCATGCCGATGGCCCGAGACCGATAG
- a CDS encoding DUF721 domain-containing protein, which translates to MAKKRKPVEKKERQPIQKIGALVNQLLARRGYAAIEVNEQLHAAIASAVPGELGDQIIVGRISRGVLQVFATDSVVLQEITFQKRAILKRIQKELPQSQITDLRFRIQTA; encoded by the coding sequence GTGGCCAAAAAACGCAAGCCGGTCGAGAAAAAGGAACGACAACCGATCCAAAAGATCGGAGCGTTGGTCAACCAACTGCTCGCCCGCAGGGGCTACGCGGCGATCGAAGTCAACGAGCAGTTGCACGCAGCGATAGCATCAGCAGTCCCCGGTGAATTGGGCGATCAAATCATCGTCGGGCGAATCAGCCGCGGCGTGTTGCAGGTTTTCGCGACCGACTCGGTGGTCTTGCAGGAAATCACCTTTCAGAAGCGGGCGATCCTGAAACGGATTCAAAAGGAATTGCCGCAGTCACAAATCACCGACCTGCGTTTTCGAATCCAAACCGCATGA
- a CDS encoding DNA-3-methyladenine glycosylase I: protein MKHSNVIRCDDGVKRCWWCVSDPQYIDYHDQEWGRPVTDEIRLFEKLCLEGFQSGLSWLTILKKRENFRKAFAGFDFEKVSRYGDKDVTRLMADAGIVRNRAKIEATINNAQRASELANSGRSLAGQLWQFRPARSPVLRSRDQVQATTPESIAMSKTLRKQGWKFIGPTTCYALMQAMGMVNDHLRTCDHWQQVEQERKAFEQPS, encoded by the coding sequence ATGAAACACAGCAACGTGATCCGATGTGATGACGGAGTCAAACGGTGCTGGTGGTGCGTCAGCGACCCGCAGTACATCGACTATCACGATCAGGAATGGGGCCGACCGGTCACTGACGAGATCCGTTTGTTCGAGAAACTTTGTTTGGAGGGATTTCAATCGGGTTTGAGTTGGCTGACCATTCTCAAAAAACGAGAGAACTTTAGAAAGGCATTCGCCGGGTTTGATTTCGAAAAAGTGTCACGATACGGGGACAAAGACGTGACGCGTTTGATGGCCGATGCGGGCATCGTTCGCAATCGAGCGAAGATCGAGGCAACGATCAACAACGCACAGCGGGCGTCGGAGTTGGCAAACAGTGGTCGCTCGTTGGCGGGTCAACTGTGGCAGTTTCGACCGGCCCGATCACCGGTTTTGCGCAGTCGCGATCAAGTCCAGGCAACGACACCGGAATCGATAGCGATGAGCAAAACGCTTCGCAAACAAGGTTGGAAATTCATCGGTCCGACGACCTGTTATGCATTGATGCAAGCGATGGGAATGGTCAATGATCATCTGCGAACCTGTGATCATTGGCAGCAGGTCGAGCAAGAACGCAAGGCATTTGAACAGCCGTCATAG
- a CDS encoding cupin domain-containing protein, producing MISRKLVVDSGQGDHYVVLGGDQITIKATAADTNGVCTILETVVPAGAGPPCHRHHRESETFYVIDGDFVFAIGDDTVHAGPGSFLIAPPGIAHQFRNTSDRPGKLLITCHPAGFEDFVLEFAKIPVDAPPDPIAMAAIGEKFGIDFLPPML from the coding sequence ATGATTTCTCGAAAATTGGTTGTCGACTCTGGGCAAGGCGATCACTACGTGGTCTTGGGCGGCGATCAAATCACGATCAAAGCCACTGCAGCGGACACCAATGGTGTTTGCACGATTCTGGAAACCGTGGTTCCCGCCGGTGCCGGTCCGCCCTGTCACCGACACCACAGGGAGTCCGAAACGTTCTATGTGATTGACGGTGACTTCGTTTTTGCGATCGGCGACGACACCGTGCATGCCGGTCCCGGTTCTTTCTTGATCGCGCCTCCGGGGATCGCTCATCAGTTTCGAAACACGTCCGATCGACCGGGCAAGCTCTTGATCACATGTCACCCGGCCGGTTTCGAAGATTTCGTCCTTGAGTTTGCCAAGATACCGGTCGATGCTCCACCGGATCCGATCGCTATGGCTGCTATCGGCGAGAAATTCGGTATCGACTTTTTGCCGCCCATGCTATGA
- a CDS encoding dockerin type I domain-containing protein, protein MRRPAILRSHARKNSLRRSPGPRLRMEMLESRLLLAAELSFSSEILQSTTLSLADLAAADFAIDSAPLAESNAAPDFIPTKHDPVARVIGQDLFDVYQVAGRSFGPNVTSRVETLSSTVQQSGLLVNQNGDVLIEIIADTDLDSLRMDLLGTGFIENGFFGKILSGSIDPIKLDDLSALESVRFIRPIYPSISNVGTVSNQADAAMRSDIARATFNVDGSGLKIGVISDSFDKNSGGGGAAGGIASGNLPGPGNPNGFTTPVQVLEDEPNGVNANHSDEGRAMLELIHDIAPAAELAFHTGFAGPANFAQGILDLAAAGADVIVDDVSNFAQPFFQDGIIAQAAAQVVAQGVPFFSSAGNQGRDSYESVFRTDGTRAHISSSGVITPDPNGDFVAHDFDPSANTDGFQLVALAPGGSATLIFQWDQPFASAGGAGAANDMDIFVYDFQTQLMVAKSDLQNTGQDAIEIVEISNMSSQARFFNILLARYLPAGGPTPGVVKYLAFGSGFDIGEFDTQSSTLYGHHQAIGGAGIAAADYRDTPAFGTNPPSPQPTTSAGGLPILFDTAGNRLATPEVRQQPIVTGPDNTNTSFFVAGNDPDNDSFPNFPGTSAAAPHIAAVAALMLEAAGGPGSLTPAQINTALQITAIDMLSPGFDFDTGFGLVNAEAAIAAVDNGGGGGNPGGGFNGNGNSSGKFYFTAETPDGQRELFASDGSGNNTALLANLSGATASNPADLTLLGDQIIFTALTSNGDRELFVSEGTPSSTKLLKDLSGNAPSKPAELTKVGNQIFFSAEMDNGQRELFVTDGTSVGTRLVENLAGTVASDPKWLTAFKGELYFSANIGANQRELHVSNGTLAGTKPLVNLSGNLNANPQELIAVGDTLFFTARINSTERELFKSDGTASGTKMIENLGSSRSADPVGLTRLGSRVFFTASLANGERELFKSNGTAAGTEIVTNLGGGVSSRPDELTVVDGKLYFAANSSSTQRELFVTTGTALSTQLVKDLNGGASADPVELTEVDGMLAFVASSGDQRELFRSDGTFTGTELVKNIAGSVSSQPQQLTSVRGKLVFVATTGDGQREVFTSDLSSAGTEMLTNLSGDVSSKPRDFIAVPNSFPLVDSYFFTAVTADNQRELFASDGTVAGTKPLTNIGGSISAQPEYLTLVGDRLFFSAMTSANQRELFMSDGTPAGTQLVRDLGGSVSSNPTELTRVGSKLFFAANRSDGQRELFVSDGTFAGTHVVENLAGSVSSQPTDLVEMGGLLYFAAQIGANQRELFVSDGTVAGTKPIVNLSGDVNADPRDLTVVGDTLFFSAVTASGERELHKSDGTPSGTVLVENLSGSVSADPQNLTRYGSQVFFTAMLPSGERELFKSNGFAASTGLVRDLGGSASASPSELIVVDGKLFFAANSSANQRELFVTTGPSSSTVMVANLNNNNSANPVELTEFNGELVFVASAGVQRELFKTDGTESGTVLVKNLNGSDSGEPENLTTLGNQLLFSALDASGDRELYTSDLTNPGTGLFKDMSGSRSSRPLNFTLAPNGISFSNGSTNATNAAPIATPISGDANGDGVVTASDALAVINRLALDQLIGDAEEEMGLLDTNADGRVSADDALFVVNEIRRQRTTPPSGSATSVDSELELQLAADQLALEVL, encoded by the coding sequence ATGCGACGCCCAGCCATTCTCCGTTCTCACGCCCGCAAAAACTCCCTTCGCCGGTCACCCGGCCCGCGGCTTCGCATGGAAATGCTGGAATCGCGGCTGTTGTTGGCAGCGGAACTGAGCTTCTCATCGGAGATTCTGCAATCCACGACACTTAGCCTGGCTGACTTGGCGGCCGCCGATTTTGCGATCGACTCGGCGCCGTTGGCTGAATCGAACGCGGCACCGGACTTCATCCCGACCAAACACGATCCGGTTGCTCGTGTCATCGGGCAAGACCTTTTCGACGTTTACCAAGTTGCCGGCAGGTCGTTCGGTCCCAATGTGACCAGTCGCGTCGAGACCCTTTCCAGCACAGTGCAGCAGTCAGGACTGCTGGTCAATCAAAACGGCGATGTGTTGATCGAAATCATCGCCGACACCGATCTGGATTCGTTGCGAATGGATCTGCTGGGGACCGGATTCATCGAGAACGGGTTCTTTGGAAAGATCCTCAGCGGATCGATCGATCCGATCAAACTGGATGACCTTTCTGCACTAGAGTCGGTACGTTTCATCCGCCCGATCTATCCGTCAATCTCCAATGTGGGGACGGTTAGCAACCAAGCCGACGCGGCAATGAGATCCGACATCGCGCGGGCGACCTTCAACGTGGACGGATCGGGGCTCAAGATCGGCGTGATCTCGGACAGCTTTGACAAGAACTCGGGCGGTGGTGGTGCCGCAGGCGGGATCGCCAGCGGGAACTTGCCGGGTCCTGGCAACCCAAACGGATTCACCACACCGGTACAAGTCTTAGAAGATGAACCCAATGGCGTTAACGCCAACCATAGTGACGAAGGCCGCGCGATGTTGGAGCTGATCCATGACATCGCGCCGGCTGCCGAGCTGGCTTTTCACACCGGGTTTGCAGGACCGGCGAACTTTGCCCAGGGCATCTTGGACCTTGCTGCGGCTGGGGCTGATGTGATCGTCGACGACGTGTCCAATTTCGCGCAACCCTTCTTTCAAGACGGGATCATCGCGCAGGCTGCCGCCCAAGTGGTCGCCCAGGGAGTGCCCTTCTTTTCATCAGCAGGCAACCAAGGGCGTGACTCCTACGAAAGTGTGTTCCGAACCGATGGGACTCGCGCTCATATTTCATCATCCGGTGTGATCACCCCCGATCCAAATGGCGATTTTGTAGCTCACGATTTTGACCCCTCGGCCAATACTGACGGGTTTCAGCTTGTCGCCCTCGCCCCAGGCGGATCCGCAACGCTGATTTTTCAGTGGGACCAACCGTTTGCTTCGGCCGGTGGAGCCGGTGCGGCCAACGACATGGACATCTTTGTCTACGATTTCCAGACCCAGTTGATGGTCGCCAAGAGTGACTTGCAAAACACTGGCCAAGACGCGATTGAAATCGTTGAAATCTCGAACATGAGCAGTCAAGCTCGGTTCTTTAACATTTTACTTGCGCGATATCTTCCCGCAGGCGGTCCCACACCTGGTGTGGTCAAATACCTAGCGTTTGGCTCTGGATTTGACATCGGCGAATTTGATACGCAGAGCAGCACGCTCTACGGACACCATCAAGCGATCGGCGGAGCAGGTATCGCCGCTGCCGACTACCGTGACACACCAGCGTTTGGAACCAATCCACCCTCGCCACAACCCACGACGTCCGCCGGTGGACTACCGATTTTGTTTGACACTGCGGGCAACCGCCTAGCAACTCCTGAAGTCCGACAACAGCCGATCGTGACCGGCCCGGACAACACCAATACTTCGTTCTTCGTTGCCGGCAATGATCCTGACAACGACAGTTTTCCCAACTTTCCTGGTACCTCTGCCGCTGCCCCACACATTGCTGCTGTCGCGGCTCTGATGTTGGAGGCCGCCGGCGGACCTGGTTCGCTCACTCCGGCCCAGATCAACACCGCGCTGCAGATCACCGCGATCGACATGCTTTCCCCCGGGTTCGACTTTGACACCGGATTCGGATTGGTCAACGCCGAGGCTGCTATCGCCGCTGTGGACAACGGAGGCGGCGGTGGCAATCCTGGCGGCGGATTCAACGGCAATGGCAACAGCAGCGGAAAATTCTACTTCACCGCCGAAACTCCCGATGGACAACGTGAGCTGTTCGCCTCCGACGGCAGCGGAAACAACACCGCGCTGCTGGCAAATCTCTCCGGCGCCACGGCGTCCAATCCTGCCGACCTGACGTTGTTGGGTGATCAAATCATCTTCACCGCGCTGACGTCCAATGGTGACCGTGAGCTCTTTGTATCGGAAGGCACCCCGAGCTCCACTAAACTACTGAAGGACCTCTCTGGAAACGCTCCATCCAAACCTGCTGAATTGACGAAGGTCGGCAACCAAATCTTCTTTTCTGCCGAAATGGACAACGGCCAACGGGAACTGTTCGTCACCGATGGAACCTCGGTCGGAACACGCCTGGTGGAGAATCTCGCTGGCACCGTAGCGAGTGATCCAAAATGGCTGACCGCCTTCAAAGGAGAGCTCTACTTCAGTGCCAATATTGGAGCCAACCAGCGTGAGTTGCACGTCAGCAATGGCACACTTGCTGGTACGAAACCGTTGGTCAATCTTTCCGGCAATCTGAATGCTAATCCGCAAGAATTGATCGCCGTGGGTGACACCTTGTTCTTCACCGCTCGGATCAACAGCACCGAACGTGAGTTATTCAAGAGTGATGGCACCGCTAGCGGCACGAAGATGATTGAAAACCTAGGCAGCTCCCGATCTGCTGATCCGGTCGGCCTAACTAGGTTGGGTAGCCGAGTCTTTTTCACGGCGAGTTTGGCCAACGGCGAACGTGAACTGTTTAAGAGCAACGGGACCGCTGCGGGCACTGAAATCGTGACGAATCTTGGCGGTGGTGTCAGCTCTCGCCCCGACGAACTCACCGTGGTCGATGGAAAACTCTACTTTGCCGCCAACTCCAGCAGCACACAGCGAGAACTGTTTGTCACGACGGGGACTGCTTTAAGCACCCAGTTGGTCAAAGACCTCAACGGCGGTGCCAGTGCTGATCCGGTCGAGCTGACCGAAGTTGATGGCATGCTCGCTTTTGTTGCCTCGTCCGGTGACCAACGGGAACTGTTCCGAAGCGATGGCACATTTACTGGCACGGAACTGGTCAAAAACATTGCCGGCTCTGTGAGTAGTCAACCGCAGCAGTTGACTTCCGTCCGAGGAAAATTGGTTTTCGTGGCGACCACTGGCGACGGACAACGCGAAGTCTTCACTAGCGACCTGTCGAGTGCGGGCACCGAGATGCTCACCAATCTCAGTGGTGATGTTTCCTCCAAACCACGTGATTTCATCGCCGTCCCAAATAGCTTTCCGCTGGTAGATAGCTACTTTTTCACCGCCGTGACTGCTGATAATCAACGCGAGTTGTTCGCCTCCGATGGCACCGTAGCTGGCACCAAACCGCTTACCAATATTGGCGGTTCGATCTCCGCGCAACCCGAGTATTTGACACTCGTGGGCGATCGGTTGTTCTTTTCGGCAATGACGTCTGCCAACCAACGTGAATTGTTTATGTCCGATGGCACCCCCGCTGGAACACAATTGGTTCGCGACTTGGGCGGCTCGGTTTCCAGTAATCCCACAGAATTGACTCGCGTCGGTAGCAAGTTGTTCTTTGCCGCCAACCGCTCGGATGGTCAACGTGAACTGTTCGTCAGCGATGGAACCTTTGCCGGAACCCATGTGGTCGAGAATCTCGCTGGATCAGTCAGCAGCCAGCCAACCGATTTGGTTGAGATGGGTGGACTGCTTTACTTTGCCGCTCAAATCGGTGCGAATCAACGAGAGTTGTTTGTTAGCGATGGAACCGTCGCCGGCACCAAACCGATCGTTAATCTTTCTGGAGACGTGAATGCTGACCCCAGAGACTTGACGGTCGTTGGAGACACCCTCTTTTTCTCTGCCGTAACGGCCAGTGGAGAACGTGAGTTGCACAAGTCCGATGGCACTCCCTCTGGGACGGTGTTGGTCGAGAACCTCTCGGGCAGCGTCTCGGCTGATCCGCAAAACCTGACTCGCTACGGCAGCCAGGTATTCTTTACCGCGATGCTGCCCAGCGGTGAACGCGAATTGTTCAAAAGCAATGGTTTTGCTGCCAGCACTGGCCTTGTTCGTGACTTGGGTGGCTCTGCTAGCGCTAGCCCCAGTGAGCTGATCGTTGTCGATGGCAAACTGTTCTTTGCCGCCAACTCCAGTGCCAATCAACGCGAGCTGTTCGTCACGACTGGCCCGTCCTCGAGCACCGTGATGGTGGCGAATCTCAATAACAACAACAGTGCCAATCCCGTTGAACTGACCGAATTCAACGGCGAGTTGGTCTTCGTGGCTTCCGCCGGTGTTCAACGCGAATTGTTCAAAACAGATGGAACAGAATCCGGTACCGTGTTGGTCAAGAACCTCAATGGTTCTGACAGTGGTGAGCCCGAGAATTTAACCACCCTCGGAAATCAACTGCTGTTTAGCGCTCTGGATGCTAGCGGTGACCGTGAACTTTATACAAGCGATTTAACCAATCCGGGCACCGGCCTGTTCAAGGACATGAGTGGCTCGCGGTCATCGCGACCTCTCAATTTCACTCTCGCACCAAATGGCATTTCTTTCTCCAACGGCAGCACCAACGCCACCAACGCCGCTCCCATTGCCACTCCCATCTCAGGTGATGCCAATGGCGACGGAGTGGTTACCGCTTCGGATGCCCTGGCGGTCATCAATCGATTGGCTTTGGATCAGCTCATTGGTGACGCCGAAGAAGAGATGGGTCTGCTCGATACCAATGCCGACGGTCGTGTCTCGGCGGACGACGCGTTGTTCGTTGTCAATGAAATCAGACGACAACGGACGACTCCGCCAAGTGGATCGGCAACATCCGTTGATAGTGAATTGGAGTTGCAATTGGCTGCCGATCAGCTCGCACTGGAAGTGCTGTGA
- the rpsD gene encoding 30S ribosomal protein S4 produces the protein MARYTGPKARVNRRLGTLIYETAGAVRALDRRNTPPGMHVRGRRPSNYGLALMEKQKIKHYYGLGERQLRRYFDAVGRKAGNTGELLLLMCERRLDNVVRRAGFTKTRPQARQGITHGHFCVNGVKVTKPSFLLRPGDIVEVRGRENLKNLYRGVIANASPDPLDWVAFDSEGLKLTVLGLPGPTDISLPVDANSVVEFLSR, from the coding sequence ATGGCACGTTATACCGGTCCCAAAGCACGCGTGAATCGTCGTCTCGGAACGCTCATTTATGAAACCGCCGGTGCTGTTCGAGCACTCGATCGCCGCAACACGCCGCCCGGCATGCACGTCCGCGGACGTCGCCCCAGCAACTACGGTTTGGCATTGATGGAGAAGCAAAAGATCAAGCACTATTACGGCTTGGGCGAACGCCAACTGCGTCGTTATTTCGATGCGGTCGGTCGCAAAGCGGGCAATACCGGCGAGTTGTTGCTGTTGATGTGTGAGCGTCGTCTGGACAACGTGGTCCGCCGAGCCGGCTTCACCAAGACACGTCCACAAGCCCGTCAGGGAATCACCCACGGACACTTCTGTGTCAACGGCGTTAAAGTCACCAAGCCGAGTTTTCTGTTGCGTCCCGGTGACATCGTCGAAGTCCGCGGTCGTGAAAACCTCAAGAATCTTTACCGAGGCGTGATCGCCAACGCATCGCCCGATCCCCTGGACTGGGTGGCATTTGACAGCGAAGGCCTCAAGCTGACCGTTCTCGGCCTGCCCGGACCGACGGACATCAGCCTGCCCGTGGACGCCAATAGCGTCGTCGAATTCCTGTCTCGCTAG
- the lpdA gene encoding dihydrolipoyl dehydrogenase translates to MHCPVVVLGGGPGGYAAAFLAADEGLDVTIVEAEPRLGGTCLLRGCIPSKALLHVAKVIHEVDDLRENWGVTYDGAPKIDVDKVRARKDQVISNLTGGLANLAKRRKVKVIQARGSFVDSTTLALEGDHESIPESRRITFDHCVLATGSVPAMPPVFDIGSDRVMDSTGALKLVDIPETLLVIGGGYIGLEMGSVYAQLGSKVTVVELAESLLPGADPDLVKPLAKRIDKLCEGRVRLNTKVGSVAEVGDKVEVTFEGPAHFGHEQFDRVLVSIGRRPVTRGLGLENTKVVVNARGFVECDASQRTADPHILAIGDVAGDPMLAHKATHEGRVAAEVIAGKPVTFDKVAIPAVVFTDPEIAWAGLTELEAKQQGRAVDVEVYPWAASGRAQALGITDGLTKWLVDPETNRVLGCGIVGSGAGELIAEAVLAIEMGCEVHDITESVHPHPTLSETLMNAGEVHFGTATEIYKPKRH, encoded by the coding sequence ATGCATTGTCCCGTCGTAGTTCTTGGTGGCGGACCCGGTGGATACGCCGCCGCATTCCTGGCCGCCGACGAAGGTTTGGATGTCACGATCGTCGAGGCCGAACCGCGACTGGGCGGTACCTGCTTGCTCAGAGGATGCATCCCCAGCAAAGCCCTGTTGCACGTTGCCAAGGTGATCCACGAAGTCGATGACCTACGCGAGAATTGGGGCGTCACCTACGACGGAGCCCCGAAAATCGATGTCGACAAAGTACGAGCACGCAAGGACCAAGTGATCAGTAACCTGACCGGCGGCCTGGCCAACTTGGCCAAGCGACGAAAGGTGAAAGTCATCCAGGCCCGCGGCAGCTTTGTCGATTCCACCACTTTGGCATTGGAGGGTGATCACGAATCCATCCCAGAAAGCCGCCGAATCACGTTCGATCACTGTGTGCTGGCAACCGGCAGCGTGCCCGCCATGCCGCCCGTGTTTGACATCGGCAGCGACCGCGTGATGGACAGCACCGGCGCACTGAAACTCGTCGACATCCCCGAAACACTGCTGGTCATCGGCGGTGGATACATCGGTCTGGAAATGGGCAGCGTCTACGCACAGCTCGGCTCTAAGGTTACCGTCGTCGAGTTAGCCGAAAGCCTGCTGCCGGGTGCCGACCCCGATCTCGTCAAACCGCTGGCCAAACGCATCGACAAGTTGTGCGAGGGCCGAGTGCGGTTGAACACCAAAGTCGGCTCGGTGGCCGAGGTCGGTGACAAGGTCGAAGTCACCTTCGAGGGACCCGCGCACTTCGGGCACGAACAATTCGACCGCGTCCTGGTCAGCATCGGACGTCGCCCGGTCACTCGCGGACTGGGTTTGGAAAACACCAAGGTCGTCGTCAACGCCCGCGGTTTTGTCGAGTGTGATGCCTCGCAACGCACAGCCGATCCTCACATCCTGGCCATCGGAGATGTCGCCGGCGACCCCATGCTGGCACACAAGGCCACCCACGAAGGACGCGTGGCGGCGGAAGTCATCGCGGGCAAACCAGTCACCTTTGACAAAGTTGCCATCCCCGCTGTGGTTTTCACCGATCCTGAAATCGCTTGGGCGGGTCTGACAGAGTTGGAAGCCAAGCAGCAAGGTCGCGCCGTCGATGTGGAGGTCTATCCGTGGGCCGCCAGCGGTCGCGCCCAAGCCCTCGGGATCACTGACGGGCTGACCAAATGGCTCGTCGATCCGGAAACCAATCGCGTGCTCGGTTGCGGCATCGTCGGCAGCGGTGCCGGTGAGCTGATCGCCGAAGCCGTGTTGGCGATCGAGATGGGATGCGAGGTACACGACATCACCGAAAGCGTTCACCCGCACCCCACGCTCAGCGAAACGCTGATGAACGCCGGCGAAGTCCACTTCGGCACCGCCACCGAAATTTACAAACCCAAACGCCACTGA